Below is a window of Phocoena sinus isolate mPhoSin1 chromosome 2, mPhoSin1.pri, whole genome shotgun sequence DNA.
agatggaatttaagaaaaaaaaatatcatgaagaacctaggggtaagacaggaataaagacacagacctactagagaatggacttgaggatatggggggggaagcgtaagctgggacaaagcgagagagaggcatggacatatatacactaccagtcgtaaggtagatagctagtgggaagcagccgcataacacagggagatcagctcggtgctttgtgaccgcctggaggggtgggataaggagggtgggagggagggagacgcaagagggaagagatatgggaacatatgtatatgtataactgattcactttgttataaagcagaaactaacacaccattgtaaagcaagtatactccaataaagatgtaaaaaaaaaaaaaaaaaagaaagaaagacagtgcTGACCCCTCACCCTGATACAGGGATTCTGCCTGTAAAATCCTATTACATACTGATTAAATAACTGTTAACTCTTGTGGGTTCTTCTTGCAGGGTTCAGACTAGGCAATGTGGTACATGCTGTACAGATGATTCAGCAGAGCAGTCATGCCACTGACCTAGTGCCCCGCATCTGCCTAATATTAGCCAGCCTGAACCGTGTGATTTATTTCATCTGTGACACCATCCTTTTTGTGAGGAGTGTAGGGCTCGCCTCTGGCATTAACAAAGAGAAATGGCGAATGTGGGCTGCACGCCATTACTACTATTCTCTTCTGCTGAGCCTGGTCAGGGATCTGTATGAAATCTCCCTGCAGATGGAACAGGTTGCACACGACAGAGCAAAGAAGGAGAAATCACCATCCCAGGATCCTCTTGTGTATAGCGTggctgatgaggaaacagaatggCTCcagtcctttcttcttctcttattCCAATCTCTGAAGAAGCATCCTCCCTTGCTCCTGGACACAGTGAAGAACTTCTGTGATATCCTGAACCCTTTGGACCAGCTGGGGATCTATAAGTCCAATCCTGGCATCATAGGCCTTGGAGGTCTCGTGTCCTCTATAGCAGGCATCATCACTGTGGCATATCCTCAGATGAAACTGAAGACCCGCTGAGGTGGTTTCAGGCTGAAGACTAGTACCTGCTTTGAAGACAACCTGTTAGTGAAATGGACATTTGCATTAGGTACAGCCGTGTCACACTGTGCTTACAGACTTAGTCACATGAGCACTGAGTGACCTGTGATGTGAACAGAGGTG
It encodes the following:
- the PEX11A gene encoding peroxisomal membrane protein 11A; the protein is MDAFIRFTNQTQGRDRLFRATQYTCMLLRYLLEPKADKEEVVMKLKKLESSVSTGRKWFRLGNVVHAVQMIQQSSHATDLVPRICLILASLNRVIYFICDTILFVRSVGLASGINKEKWRMWAARHYYYSLLLSLVRDLYEISLQMEQVAHDRAKKEKSPSQDPLVYSVADEETEWLQSFLLLLFQSLKKHPPLLLDTVKNFCDILNPLDQLGIYKSNPGIIGLGGLVSSIAGIITVAYPQMKLKTR